Proteins co-encoded in one Malus sylvestris chromosome 9, drMalSylv7.2, whole genome shotgun sequence genomic window:
- the LOC126582791 gene encoding uncharacterized protein LOC126582791 — protein sequence MASITIFPGGCIVTYQGHIFVFNGIPSSYAIQSHIHTANLLLCQERLREVMRVARQEAQASRLEAQATQERIVQMQEETRQRRRESEERLQQLEVEGAERLRLLRLETRRLELSVEALQRNPGAESSGSNNNFPPFR from the exons ATGGCTTCAATTACGATCTTCCCAGGTGGTTGCATAGTTACGTATCAG GGACATATCTTTGTCTTCAATGGCATTCCGTCGTCGTATGCCATACAAAGCCATATTCATACTGCCAATTTGCTATTGTGTCAAGAGAGGTTGAGGGAGGTGATGCGGGTTGCCCGGCAGGAGGCTCAGGCTTCCCGGCTGGAGGCCCAGGCTACTCAGGAGCGC ATAGTTCAAATGCAAGAGGAGACAAGGCAGCGCCGTCGAGAGAGCGAAGAGCGACTGCAGCAACTAGAGGTGGAGGGTGCAGAGCGACTGCGGTTACTGCGGCTGGAGACCAGAAGACTGGAGCTGAGTGTTGAGGCGTTGCAGAGAAACCCAGGAGCTGAATCCAGCGGCAGCAACAACAACTTTCCCCCATTCCGCTAG